A genomic segment from Oncorhynchus clarkii lewisi isolate Uvic-CL-2024 chromosome 12, UVic_Ocla_1.0, whole genome shotgun sequence encodes:
- the LOC139422502 gene encoding ferritin, middle subunit-like has product MGGLPCLLRAPEPVVHRRRLGLTLMPRRQNRLVPQYTLKGGELGKNVKQALLNMHKIASDKVDPHCIIMPDRDEWGNGLEAMQCALQLGKNVKQVLLNMHKIASDKVDPHPCDFLETHYLNEQVEAIKKLGDHITNLTKMDAVNNKMAEYLFDKHTLGGQS; this is encoded by the exons ATGGGTGgcctcccatgtctcctccgcgcGCCTGAACCAGTTGTCCACCGCAGGAGGCTCGGTCTGACCCTGATGCCACggcgccagaaccggctggtaccccaatacacactgaaagggggagag CTGGGGAAGAATGTGAAACAGGCCCTGCTGAACATGCACAAGATTGCCTCCGACAAGGTTGACCCCCAC TGTATTATTATGCCAGATCGTGATGAGTGGGGAAATGGGCTGGAGGCCATGCAGTGTGCTCTGCAGCTGGGGAAGAATGTGAAACAGGTCCTGCTGAACATGCACAAGATTGCCTCCGACAAGGTTGACCCCCAC CCGTGTGACTTCCTGGAGACCCATTACCTGAATGAGCAGGTGGAGGCCATTAAGAAGCTGGGTGACCACATCACCAACCTCACCAAGATGGATGCTGTCAACAACAAGATGGCAGAGTACCTGTTTGACAAGCACACCCTGGGAGGCCAGAGCTGA
- the LOC139420942 gene encoding ferritin, middle subunit-like, with the protein MESQIRQNYHHDCEAAINRMINLEMFASYTYTSMAFYFSRDDVALSGFAHFFKENSDEEREHADKLLSFQNKRGGRIFLQDIKKPERDEWGNGLEAMQCALQLEKNVNQALLDLHKIASDKVDPHLCDFLETHYLNEQVEAIKKLGDHITNLTKMDAVKNKMAEYLFDKHTLGGQS; encoded by the exons ATGGAGTCTCAGATCCGCCAGAACTATCACCACGATTGCGAAGCTGCCATCAACCGGATGATCAACTTGGAGATGTTTGCTTCCTACACCTACACTTCAATG gCGTTCTATTTCTCCCGTGACGATGTGGCTCTATCTGGCTTCGCGCATTTCTTCAAGGAGAACAGCGACGAGGAGCGGGAGCACGCCGACAAGCTACTCTCCTTCCAGAACAAGCGAGGTGGACGCATTTTCCTCCAGGACATCAAG AAGCCAGAACGTGATGAGTGGGGCAATGGGCTGGAGGCCATGCAGTGTGCTCTGCAGCTGGAGAAGAATGTGAACCAGGCCCTGCTGGACCTGCACAAGATTGCCTCAGACAAGGTTGACCCCCAT CTGTGCGACTTCCTGGAGACCCATTACCTGAATGAGCAGGTGGAGGCCATTAAGAAGCTGGGAGACCACATCACCAACCTCACCAAGATGGATGCTGTCAAAAACAAGATGGCAGAGTACCTGTTTGACAAGCACACCCTGGGAGGCCAGAGCTAA